AACCATTCATATAGTACTTAACAATCAAGTAGGCTTCACTACCAATTATACCGAAGGACGTTCAAGTACTTATTCTACCGACGTTGCAAAGATAACTCAATCGCCTGTTTTCCATGTAAATGCAGACGACCCTGAGGCTCTTGTTTATGTTACTCAATTAGCTATTGAATTTAGGCAAACCTTTCATCGCGATGTATACATAGATATTTTAGGATATAGAAAATATGGACATAACGAAGGCGATGAACCACGATTTACACAACCTACTCTATATAAAGCCATTGAACAGCATTCCAACGTACGACAACTTTATTTTGAAAAATTAGTTCAAGAATTTCCCGATTTTATCAATGAACTAAAAAATATTGAAAAAAACTATTCCAATCAACTTCAGCAAGCATATGACAATGCTTTACAAATGCCTATTGTAAAAGTTAAACATTTTTTACACGATGAATGGGAAAATTATAGACATGCCATACAAACAGATTTTGAACAAAATATAAATACCTCTGTTAGCGAAGAACATTTGCGTAAATTGGCAATTCTATTAAATACCTTGCCAAAAGATAAAAAGTTTTTTTCAAAAGCACTCAAAATATTAAATGAGCGAATTCAATTAATCAACAATAATAAAGTTGATTGGGCTATTGCTGAACAATTAGCTTATGCTACTTTACTTGAAGAAAATCATTCGGTTCGTATTAGTGGACAAGATAGTGAACGTGGAACGTTTAGTCATCGACATAGTGCCTTAGTTGTAGAAGATACGGACGAAAAATATTATCCACTAAAAAACATTAGCTCAAATCAAGCACCTTTTTATGTTTACAATTCGCTTTTATCTGAATACGGGGTCTTAGGATTTGAATATGGTTATTCGCTTGCTTCACCTAACGATTTAACTATTTGGGAAGCCCAATTTGGCGATTTTCATAATGTTGGTCAAGTTATTGTTGATCAGTATTTAAGTTCTGCCAAAGATAAATGGTCGTTAATGAGTGGTTTAACACTTTTTTTGCCTCATGGTTATGAAGGACAAGGTCCTGAACACTCGAGTGCCCGTATTGAACGCTTTTTAATATTAGCGGCTAATGACAATATGATAATTGCTAATATAACTACTCCTGCCAATCTTTTCCATTTACTACGTCGTCAAGTATTAGCTCCTTTCCGATTACCATTAGTTATTTTTACTCCCAAAAGTGCGTTAAGGCATCCATTAAATATATCTGAATTAAGTAATTTAGCTGAAGGTCATTTTCAGGATATTATAGACGACAACATGCCTAATAAAAAAGAAATTAAGCAAATTCTAATTTGTTCAGGGAAAATATATTATGAACTAGTTGAAGAGCGTAAAAATAATAACATAAATGATACAGCAATAATACGTATAGAACAGATATATCCTTTAAATAAAAAGAAATTGCATCAAATAATAACATCATACTCTAATGCTCGACGAATAGCTTGGGTTCAGGAAGAGCCTGCCAATATGGGAATTTGGAATTACTTTCGTCTTAATACCAATTTACCAAACTTACTAGGTATTTGTCGTCCAGCAAGTGGTAGCACTGCACCCGGATTATACGAACTTAACAAAACTCAACAACAAAAAATAATCGATAAGGCATTTAAAAAATGTACTTGTAATAAATTAGACGAATATTGTTATATGTCTTGTTCAGAAAAAATATAAAAAAGCTATGTATAAATATTCCTTTAGATATTCTGAAGAAAACTTAGTTTTAAATTAAAAAATAATTGATGATGAAAATAAATATTCAAGTTCCTTCACCCGGCGAATCAATTCATGAAGTAACCATTGCACGTTGGTTAGTAGAAAACGGCAGTTACGTTGAAAAAGATACCGAAATAGCTGAGTTGGAGAGCGATAAAGCAACTCTAACTTTAAATGCTGAACAAAGTGGAATCATAGAAATACTTATCCCTCAAGGAAAAACAGTCGAAGTGGGTGCCATCGCTTGTATTATCGACACCGATGCCCATCAACAACCAAATAAGCCAGTTCAAAAACTCAACCAAACAAACACACATGAGGAATCTAATCTTCATAACGCAACAAAAGTTACACCTCTAGCTAAAAAAATGATTGATGAAATGGGACTAAACACAAACACTTTAAAAAACGATCATAGCAAAAGAATTACAACTGAAGTTGTTAAAAATTATATACACTCTACCGAAACCATGCCATCAAACTATAAACGTACAGAAAAAAGAATTGAACTCAGCCCTCTTCGTAAAAAATTGAGTGAACGCTTAATGCAAGCCAAAAACAGTACGGCAATGCTCACTACCTTCAATGAGATAGACATGTCTGCACTTATCGATATTCGCGCTAAGTATAAAGATATTTTTACTCAAAAACATGGTGTAAAACTTGGTTTTATGTCTTTTTTTTCTAAAGCAACTACCATAGCATTAAAAGAATATCCCCTTGTTAACTCTCGCCTTGAAGACAATCAACTCATATATTTTGATTATGTTGATTTGGGAATTGCTGCCCAAACCGAAAAAGGTCTTGTGGTTCCAGTTGTAAGAAATGCCGAAAGCAAATCATTATCTCAATTAGAACGAGAAATCTTTGAATTAGCTGAAAAAGCACGAAACAAAAAAATATCCATTGCCGAATTAGAAGGTGGCACATTTTCTATTACTAATGGCGGAGTGTTTGGCTCATTGTTAGCTACACCCTTACTAAACTATCCACAAACAGCCATATTAGGTATGCACACCATTCAAAACCGCCCAATTGCACTAAATAATGAGATTGTAATTCGTCCAATGATGTATATTGCACTCTCATACGATCATCGCGTATTAGATGGCAAAGATTCTATTTTATTTTTAAAACGCATAAAAGAACTCATTGAAAATCCAATACTCATGTTTAATAATTTAACCTTAGAAAAATTTTTAGATTTATAAAAATGTTTTACCTTTGTCAAAATAAAATATAGTGCATATGAAATATTTATTTGTTATTCTATTCATAACTTTTGCATTTAGTTCCTGTACAAAAGATTGCAAAGAATGTAAAACAGTTACTACAGACGCACAAGGTAATGTTGTTCAAACAAGTTCATCAAACGAATATTGCGACGAAGATTTAGAAAAAAAAGAAAATGAAGAACCTGTTGTAGTTGGCGATAATACCACCAAATGGGTTTGCGAATAATTTTCTAAATTTATGATTCGATTTCTTTTCAGCCTCATTTTGATGAGTCTAATATTTGTTTTACCTATTTTTTCTCAAGAACAAGAAATTGGAGAAGAGGAATTTGATTTATCAACACGAAATGAATTTCAAATATATGGAGGGGTGGGATTGGGTATATATTCTCTAAACGATAACGATAGTAAAAGCGATAAATTTATAACTGCAACTGGAATTTATTCTTTAGGTGTTTATTATTCTGTAAGTAACCGTTTTTATGTTGGTATTGGTTATGAGCGTTTAGGATTTGCAACCAATCAAGATTCTGCGAATACTGCTTTTGTAAAAAATCTAGCCATCTTAACAAAATATAATGCTCATTGCACCGAAAAATCGGCTATACATTTTAATTTATCATTAGGCACTACTCGTTTTAAATATTTTGACCAAAAAACAAGTACCAATATAAATGCTTCGAGTATTTTTATAGAACCAGGCCTAGGTTATACACACTTTTGGGGACAACATTTAGGTTATTATTTAAATACATCGTATTATTTTACAAGATATAATAAGCTAGTTAATAAAGATAATCAACCGCTTAAAGTAAATAACAATGGTTTTGAAGAGCAATTTTGGATTTCGCTTAATGGGGCCCACCTTAAAATAGGTTTAATTTATAAATTTTAATCAATTTTTGGTTTCCAGTGAACTTCGTTTATATTCGTTTTTTTAGCAATAAACCTCGA
The Bacteroidales bacterium genome window above contains:
- the odhB gene encoding 2-oxoglutarate dehydrogenase complex dihydrolipoyllysine-residue succinyltransferase, whose amino-acid sequence is MMKINIQVPSPGESIHEVTIARWLVENGSYVEKDTEIAELESDKATLTLNAEQSGIIEILIPQGKTVEVGAIACIIDTDAHQQPNKPVQKLNQTNTHEESNLHNATKVTPLAKKMIDEMGLNTNTLKNDHSKRITTEVVKNYIHSTETMPSNYKRTEKRIELSPLRKKLSERLMQAKNSTAMLTTFNEIDMSALIDIRAKYKDIFTQKHGVKLGFMSFFSKATTIALKEYPLVNSRLEDNQLIYFDYVDLGIAAQTEKGLVVPVVRNAESKSLSQLEREIFELAEKARNKKISIAELEGGTFSITNGGVFGSLLATPLLNYPQTAILGMHTIQNRPIALNNEIVIRPMMYIALSYDHRVLDGKDSILFLKRIKELIENPILMFNNLTLEKFLDL
- a CDS encoding 2-oxoglutarate dehydrogenase E1 component; this translates as MSDQTYLSNIEYINDLFEQYLHDKSAIDSSWRYFFDGYTINIDNATIHSENSTKDLEDIYNEFKVLNLIDDYRKRGHLFTETNPVRRRRHYSPSLDIENYGLQKEHLTKKFKAASEIGLPVSTLETIINHLKQTYCRSIGVEYMYIRTPDIIRWFKQKMEPIKNEPQLSINDKIKIYTDLVKATFFEQFLHKKFIGQKRFSLEGVDAIIPTLNFAADFASANGVDEIVLGMSHRGRLTVLANFIEKPIDELFQEYVGKSYDDETILGDVKYHLGYNNIKTINNGKKLFVSLLPNPSHLETVAPVALGFAKARINKKHHHNFDKLLPIIIHGDAAISGQGIVYETAQMSQLEGYGVGGTIHIVLNNQVGFTTNYTEGRSSTYSTDVAKITQSPVFHVNADDPEALVYVTQLAIEFRQTFHRDVYIDILGYRKYGHNEGDEPRFTQPTLYKAIEQHSNVRQLYFEKLVQEFPDFINELKNIEKNYSNQLQQAYDNALQMPIVKVKHFLHDEWENYRHAIQTDFEQNINTSVSEEHLRKLAILLNTLPKDKKFFSKALKILNERIQLINNNKVDWAIAEQLAYATLLEENHSVRISGQDSERGTFSHRHSALVVEDTDEKYYPLKNISSNQAPFYVYNSLLSEYGVLGFEYGYSLASPNDLTIWEAQFGDFHNVGQVIVDQYLSSAKDKWSLMSGLTLFLPHGYEGQGPEHSSARIERFLILAANDNMIIANITTPANLFHLLRRQVLAPFRLPLVIFTPKSALRHPLNISELSNLAEGHFQDIIDDNMPNKKEIKQILICSGKIYYELVEERKNNNINDTAIIRIEQIYPLNKKKLHQIITSYSNARRIAWVQEEPANMGIWNYFRLNTNLPNLLGICRPASGSTAPGLYELNKTQQQKIIDKAFKKCTCNKLDEYCYMSCSEKI